CCACACAAAATTCAAGGGCTGACCGGAAATTCTCTTCCCGGACCGAAAACAGTGGCCGGACCGCCAGGCAGGGTTGACGGCGACGCTCGCCGACCCATTTTTCAGGGTGATGACCTCACGAATTCAAGCCGCAAAGGCACGAAAAGAATTCGCGGCCGTGATTGAACGGTCCGCCAGGGGCGAACGGATCAAACTTACCCGTTACGGGAAGACCTTGGCCGTTGTGGTGCCGAAGACCGACCTCGAAGCGCTGGAGGATTGTGAGAGGACCGACGAAAGCAGCCGCCGCCGCTGAAACGACGAATCTTCATTATTGACTGTCACCACCCGGCGTTGCCGGTGCCTTTCTGCAATGAAAAGTCGCTGGCGTCGTTTTGCAGCCCGCCGGCAGGCGCGCCATCCACGGTGACGCCGGATGCTTGCGCCGAGCCGCGCGCTTCGGAGGTGATCCAGATGCCCTGGGTGCCGGCGCTTTTGACCTCGATGTTGGTCAAAGAGACGCCGGTCGCCGCCTGCGCGCCACCGAAATGAATTCCGGAGTACGTCGGATCTTCAATCAAAAGGTCGCTGACCTGGACCGATGCGATCGGGCTTTGATCAGCGAACAGGCGAAACGCGCCGAACTCTTGTTGATAGTGCGGCCCGCCGCCCTGGATGATGGTATTGCGGGCCACGGTGGTGACGCCGCTCGGCGGGATGGCGCCGAACGT
Above is a genomic segment from Polyangia bacterium containing:
- a CDS encoding type II toxin-antitoxin system prevent-host-death family antitoxin, giving the protein MTATLADPFFRVMTSRIQAAKARKEFAAVIERSARGERIKLTRYGKTLAVVVPKTDLEALEDCERTDESSRRR